The following nucleotide sequence is from Vampirovibrionales bacterium.
GTGGTTTCTTCGGTCCCGCCTTGGCCAGTCATCGCCCGGAAGCGGGCGCGATTTGCTGGAATCACCAGCGGATTGTCTTTGTACCCGTAGACGAACCCGCGCTGATTGATGCCCAGAAAACCGGATTGTTCTGGAGCCATGCACACAAGGCCAGCGCGCTCCATCACGCCTACCCAGTAGGCCACGTTGACGTGGCCATCTTCGACCGCGCCGTTTTTGTGGTCGGCATAATCCGCGCCGAATACCCGCAGTTCCTTGACACCGATGAAAGCCGCGTAGACCACGATATAGGCAAGCGAGTTGTGCCACCAATTCGAGTGTTGCGGCTGGATGTTCTTTCGCAACCAGTCCCAAATTTCGTTCAACGGATACCGATAGACGTGATTTGGCCAGCCGTCCGAGTTGTCGCTTGTGATGATCGGCTTGTTGTGCTTCCAAAGGCTAGCGCCGTAACGCGGGAACTTATCCGCTTCGCCTTGAATGTGGTCCATCACAAACAACAAATCGTGGTTAAAGACATTGACGCCACGGTTCAATGTCCAAATCTCATCACAGGTTGTCACTGCTTCAGATAAGTCATGCTGAAGCCATGCGCCTGCATAAACGTCGCGCGACTGCCCTAAAGCAACCAGCGCAACGGTTTTAGGGGTGTTTCCGGTCGGATGATGCCATTTCATCTTATCCATGGAGTGCCTGTTTGTCTGCGGATGAATGAACTGTTGCCAGTGCGGATTGTGGCTTTGGGAGCAGGAGCGGAATGAATAGGCCGAGAATGATCGATCGCGGTCCAATCAATAGGTCTTGCCAGTAAAGCAGCCAGCGCCAAAACGCGAATATCAAGCGCTTCATTCCTTCTGTTTGCAGGCAGAAACCATTCTCGAATGGGCCGGCCCTTAATATACTTCGTTCTGACTTGTTCAGCAGTCAGCATTTCAAAATAGTGTTTATCATAATCTAGAGGGAAATGGCAATAGCCCGGACCCGCCTCCTTAATCTTGAGCCGTGCATACCATGCGTCTTTTCCTGAATCAGCGCCAACATGCCAAACATTCGCATTGTATTTTTTACTCTTTGCGGCTTTTGGCGTCCAGATTGGCTTCGCTCCAGGCATTCCCTTTGTTGGGTAGATATGCCGACCAATCCGTGCGCCGCAAAATGCGTAGACCTGTGCGGTATGATGCCCGCCAGAATCCACACAACCAGCCATGACGCGCAGTCTTCGGCCCGTTTCGGTCTGGTAGATGCCTAGCAAGAATTCATCGAGGTCATTCCATACTTCATTTTTGGCTGGATCGCCATGGAATACCCGATATTCAATGCCCCACGATTCTGGCGCTTCATCACGTGATGATGCTCGCCACCCGACAATCTCAGCCTCCAGTCGGTCCCCTTGCACGTCCACGCCAGCAGTCAAATACAGGATTCTTTCTGGTATTTGATCCTTGCCGTAATGCTCGCGACGCCCCATCAGTGAGTCAGGGTCGGCCTTTTCAGCGTCTTCCTCCCACGATTCTCCCAAGCTGGTATTGACCCAAGTCTTGAGCAATTGCGGGTCTTGCTTTGCAAATAGAAACTCTCTAGCAATATCGGCCCATTTTCGCCATGGGCTATAGAGTTCGTTGATATGGAACCCGGCGACGCCGTTAAAAGGCATTTCAGCTCGCCATTCTCCCATTGCCAGCATTCGCGGCTTGTGACTTTCCTCGATTTCGACAGCGCATTCCGGGCACACCATGATCGCTCGATCAGGCTCACCGGGAGGCCATCGGCAGTTCTCCCACTTGAATATGTGGAATGTTCCGCAATGC
It contains:
- a CDS encoding phage terminase large subunit family protein, giving the protein MTMTWEIALNRTSKSALKAIKPPPKLTVSEWANQYLQLSAEDSAEPGQFSTDRAPYQKGIMDAVSERGIHTVVVKSSAQIGKTAILKAIIGFHVDQDPAPILMLQPTEHMAEAFSKDRLAPMIRDTPALKDKIADPRSRDSGNSILHKRFAGGHLTLAGSNSPAGLASRPIRIVLCDEVDRYPASAGSEGDPVNLAIKRTATFWNRRIVLTSTPTIKGASRIDMAYENSDQRHFYVPCPHCGTFHIFKWENCRWPPGEPDRAIMVCPECAVEIEESHKPRMLAMGEWRAEMPFNGVAGFHINELYSPWRKWADIAREFLFAKQDPQLLKTWVNTSLGESWEEDAEKADPDSLMGRREHYGKDQIPERILYLTAGVDVQGDRLEAEIVGWRASSRDEAPESWGIEYRVFHGDPAKNEVWNDLDEFLLGIYQTETGRRLRVMAGCVDSGGHHTAQVYAFCGARIGRHIYPTKGMPGAKPIWTPKAAKSKKYNANVWHVGADSGKDAWYARLKIKEAGPGYCHFPLDYDKHYFEMLTAEQVRTKYIKGRPIREWFLPANRRNEALDIRVLALAALLARPIDWTAIDHSRPIHSAPAPKATIRTGNSSFIRRQTGTPWIR